One genomic segment of Brassica napus cultivar Da-Ae chromosome A3, Da-Ae, whole genome shotgun sequence includes these proteins:
- the BNAC03G27560D gene encoding uncharacterized protein At5g49945, with protein MTPRSFFCLTLILCLSFHLPHLLSASQFEGFDPEDDDDASDDSSDLHHSLPPPTITQSHSSLPDPQPSPDDLTSDLIPEPQSDPSSTPFDFWDEDEFEGLPETIDSPPTAENATETADPETTTTTSTAQDATTPIMKKKKSYAIEIACVCFLTALGINYFLGKRENERLALAWAAKFASKDTIFHKNFSLLGVGDGVESPLLLKEALNVFKFYASGRRYCHGLLATMELKSRHDLISRAFNLVVPCKDEITFEVYMNEEAMDHVVFAMAKKKAAKSMQKEVKDLQRFAGIVSPPAGRKWVSEELSVVAESKEVAGDMITDTVLDQVFGDKAMEKYGKNFMSMHISDQHPGKHRKMMLFKFSLPDAKHMDDIVRLVALIPYYIDLVGRYRLSTQARNKTETGRQKAAEEAYKELQNARQEALQKKKAERKKLMEEAEAKLSAEVIRKKEVKERARQVKKAMPKIKMSRGH; from the exons ATGACCCCCCGATCTTTCTTCTGCTTAACTCTCATTTTATGCCTTTCCTTTCACCTCCCCCATCTTCTCTCCGCTTCTCAATTCGAAGGATTTGATCCTgaagacgacgacgatgctTCCGACGATTCCTCTGATCTCCACCACTCTCTCCCTCCGCCCACCATCACCCAGTCCCACTCATCTCTTCCCGATCCACAACCATCTCCCGACGACCTTACCTCCGATCTCATCCCCGAGCCTCAGTCGGATCCCTCCTCCACGCCCTTCGATTTCTGGGATGAAGACGAGTTCGAAGGTCTGCCAGAGACGATTGACTCTCCACCGACTGCAGAAAACGCCACAGAGACGGCAGATCCAGAGACTACTACTACTACATCCACAGCTCAAGACGCCACTACTCCaattatgaagaagaagaagtcgtacGCAATCGAGATCGCGTGCGTCTGTTTCTTAACGGCTCTCGGAATCAACTACTTCCTCGGTAAACGCGAGAACGAGCGCCTCGCTTTAGCTTGGGCCGCCAAATTCGCTTCCAAGGACACTATATTCCACAAGAATTTCAGCTTGCTAGGAGTTGGCGACGGGGTGGAGTCGCCGTTGCTGCTTAAAGAAGCGTTGAATGTGTTCAAATTCTACGCGAGCGGACGCAGGTACTGCCATGGATTGCTCGCCACCATGGAGCTTAAGAGCAGGCACGATCTGATCTCCAGGGCTTTCAACTTGGTGGTGCCTTGTAAAGATGAGATCACCTTTGAGGTTTACATGAACGAAGAGGCGATGGATCATGTCGTGTTTGCGATGGCTAAGAAGAAGGCGGCGAAAAGTATGCAGAAGGAGGTGAAGGATCTGCAGAGATTCGCCGGGATTGTGTCTCCTCCCGCCGGGAGGAAGTGGGTTTCGGAGGAGCTGAGTGTCGTAGCTGAATCTAAGGAAGTTGCTGGGGATATGATCACAGACACTGTGCTTGATCAG GTTTTTGGTGACAAGGCTATGGAGAAGTATGGGAAGAACTTCATGTCGATGCATATCTCTGACCAACACCCTGGCAAACACAGGAAGATGATGCTTTTCAAGTTTTCCTTACCAGATGCTAAGCACATGGATGATATCGTCCGGCTAGTGGCGCTAATTCCATACTACATCGACTTAGTAGGACGGTACAGACTCAGTACCCAG GCAAGGAATAAAACCGAGACCGGTAGGCAAAAGGCAGCAGAGGAAGCCTACAAGGAACTTCAGAACGCGAGGCAAGAGGCATTGCAGAAGAAGAAAGCAGAGAGGAAGAAACTGATGGAGGAAGCGGAAGCAAAGCTGAGCGCAGAAGTGATTAGGAAGAAAGAGGTTAAAGAAAGAGCAAGGCAGGTTAAAAAGGCAATGCCCAAAATTAAGATGAGTCGTGGTCACTAA
- the LOC111214077 gene encoding nifU-like protein 2, chloroplastic — protein MQLVALNPASIPWSATHTSALEPSSSRLLSSAQSLSSQRSLRLVARSRNRFPRLSHSLSSRRSQVVKAVATPDPVLEVPLTEENVESVLDEIRPYLMSDGGNVALHEIDGNIVRVKLQGACGSCPSSVTTMKMGIERRLMEKIPEIVAVEAVPDEETGLELNDENIEKVLEEIRPYLIGTADGSLELVEIEEPIVKIRITGPAAGVMTVRVAVTQKLREKIPSIAAVQLI, from the exons ATGCAATTGGTGGCGCTAAACCCGGCATCCATTCCCTGGTCGGCGACACACACCTCAGCCCTAGAGCCTTCCTCCTCTCGTCTTCTTTCTTCTGCTCAG AGTTTGAGCTCCCAACGCTCTTTACGTCTCGTAGCTAGATCTCGTAATCGATTCCCACGATTATCTCATTCTCTCTCGAGTCGACGATCCCAAG TTGTAAAGGCAGTGGCAACCCCAGACCCAGTCTTGGAAGTACCCTTGACTGAGGAAAATGTTGAAAGCGTCTTGGACGAAATCAGACCGTACCTTATGTCTGATGGTGGGAATGTCGCATTGCATGAGATCGATGGCAATATTGTTCGAGTGAAACTGCAGGGAGCGTGCGGTTCATGCCCAAGTTCTGTTACGACAATGAAGATGGGTATTGAGCGTCGCCTTATGGAAAAGATCCCTGAGATAGTGGCTGTTGAGGCTGTTCCAGATGAAGAGACTGGCCTTGAACTCAATGACGAAAACATTGAAAAG GTGCTGGAAGAAATCAGGCCTTACTTGATCGGAACAGCAGATGGCTCGCTCGAATTGGTGGAGATTGAAGAACCGATCGTGAAGATAAGAATCACAGGACCTGCTGCTGGAGTCATGACCGTACGAGTAGCAGTAACTCAGAAACTCAGAGAGAAAATTCCTTCAATTGCAGCTGTTCAACTAATATGA
- the LOC111214075 gene encoding ribosome quality control complex subunit NEMF-like, translated as MVKVRMNTADVAAEVKCLKRLIGMRCSNVYDISPKTYMFKLLNSSGITESGESEKVLLLMESGVRLHTTAYVRDKSNTPSGFTLKLRKHIRTRRLEDVRQLGYDRIIVFQFGLGANAHYVILELYAQGNIILTDSEYMIMTLLRSHRDDNKGFAIMSRHRYPIEICRLFERTTASKLQESLTVFSLKDHEAKDSESKEQNGGKKGGKSNEAKQFTLKNILGDALGYGPQLSEHIILDAGLVPSTKLSEEKKLDDNEIQLLVQAVIVFEDWLEDIIYGQKVPEGYILMQKQLLVNDTSSQGGVTKMYDEFCPILLNQFKSRVYEKFETFDAALDEFYSKIESQRSEFQQKAKEDSASQKLNKIRQDQENRVQILKKEVDRCVNMAELIEYNLEDVDAAILAVRVALAKGMGWDDLARMVKEEKKLGNPVAGVIDKLNLEKNCMTLLLCNNLDEMDDDEKTLPVEKVEVDLSLSAHGNARRWYEMKKKQETKQEKTVSAHEKAFKAAEKKTRHQLSQEKVVATISHMRKIHWFEKFNWFISSENYLVISGRDAQQNEMIVKRYMSKGDLYVHAELHGASSTVIKNHKPELSVPPLTLNQAGCFTVCHSQAWDSKIVTSAWWVYPHQVSKTAPTGEYLTVGSFMIRGKKNFLPPHPLIMGFGLLFRLDESSLGAHLNERRVRGEEEGMNDVGMETHAPDEHSDAESENEAENEEVSAAGEKNLLESNSALSQDTSSLDMNSSGIDGENVAAATSQLEDLLDRTLGLGTATVAGKNPTIETSKDESEEQEKKSVVRDKPYISKAQRRKLKMGESGNTAADDYTGQEKPERKEKSVSSDTTAADGNTEKEKQQSKAKNASSSSSRQANKTIPENKPAGEKVSRGQRGKLKKMKEKYADQDEEERKIRMALLASSGKPQKNDVEAQSTKPAVTEEKKPSEETEDAVKICYRCKKVGHLARDCHGKEMDKVVMEEDDIHELGEEEKEKLIDVDYLTGNPLPTDVILYAVPVCGPYNALQSYKYRVKAIPGSMKKGKAAKTAMNLFTHMSEASVREKELMKACTDPELMAALVGNVKITAAGLTQLKQKQKKGKKSGKHHG; from the exons ATGGTGAAGGTGCGAATGAACACGGCCGACGTGGCCGCGGAGGTCAAGTGCTTGAAGCGGTTGATCGGCATGAGATGCTCCAACGTCTATGATATATCTCCCAAG ACGTATATGTTCAAGCTGTTGAATAGTAGCGGCATCACTGAATCTGGTGAGAGCGAGAAGGTCTTACTCTTGATGGAAAGTGGTGTTCGTTTGCATACCACTGCTTATGTCAG GGATAAGAGCAATACTCCATCTGGGTTTACTTTGAAGTTAAGAAAGCATATTCGGACTAGGAGGCTTGAGGATGTGCGGCAGCTTGGTTATGATAGA ATCATTGTCTTCCAGTTTGGGCTGGGAGCTAATGCACACTATGTTATATTGGAGCTGTATGCTCAAGGAAACATAATCCTCACGGATTCCGAGTATATGATTATGACTCTCCTCCGCTCACATAG AGATGACAATAAGGGTTTTGCTATCATGTCTCGCCACCGTTATCCTATAGAGATATGTAGACTCTTTGAGAGGACCACAGCTTCGAAGCTGCAGGAATCGCTTACTGTTTTCTCTCTAAAGGATCATGAAGCAAAAGATAGTGAGTCAAAAGAGCAGAATGGTGGCAAGAAGGGTGGGAAGTCGAATGAAGCTAAACAATTTACCTTGAAGAATATTCTTGGTGATGCTTTGGGGTACGGGCCACAGCTCTCTGAGCACATTATTCTGGATGCTGGACTAGTTCCAAGTACCAAACTTTCAGAAGAGAAGAAGTTAGATGATAATGAGATTCAGCTATTGGTTCAAGCGGTCATCGTATTTGAAGATTGGCTTGAAGATATTATATATGGTCAAAAAGTTCCAGAAGGTTATATTCTAATGCAGAAACAGTTGTTGGTGAATGACACGTCTTCTCAGGGAGGTGTTACGAAG ATGTATGATGAGTTCTGTCCAATCTTATTAAACCAATTCAAATCAAGAGTGTAtgaaaagtttgaaacttttgatGCGGCTTTAGACGAGTTCTACAGCAAAATTGAGAGCCAAAGATCTGAATTCCAACAAAAGGCAAAAGAAGATTCTGCCAGTCAGAAACTTAATAAGATTCGCCAGGATCAG GAAAACCGTGTTCAAATTCTGAAGAAGGAAGTCGACCGTTGTGTTAATATGGCTGAATTGATCGAGTACAACTTAGAAGATGTAGATGCTGCCATATTAGCTGTTCGTGTAGCGCTTGCAAAGGGTATGGGCTGGGACGATCTAGCTCGTATGGTCAAGGAGGAAAAAAAACTAGGAAATCCGGTTGCTGGAGTAATTGACAAACTTAACCTGGAGAAGAATTGCATGACATTGTTGTTGTGCAACAATCTCGATGAAATGGATGATGATGAGAAGACGCTCCCTGTGGAAAAG GTGGAGGTTGACCTATCACTTTCTGCGCACGGTAATGCCAGGCGCTGGTAtgaaatgaagaagaaacaagaaaccAAGCAGGAGAAGACTGTTTCTGCTCATGAAAAGGCTTTTAAAGCAGCCGAGAAAAAGACACGCCACCAGCTTTCTCAG GAGAAAGTGGTTGCAACTATTTCACACATGAGAAAGATTCACTGGTTTGAGAAATTCAATTGGTTCATTAGCAGTGAAAACTACTTGGTCATCAGTGGTCGTGATGCTCAGCAAAATGAGATGATAGTTAAACGTTACATGTCAAAAGGAGACCT GTATGTGCATGCAGAGcttcatggagcatctagtacTGTGATAAAGAATCATAAACCTGAACTAAGTGTACCGCCTCTCACTTTAAACCAAGCTGGATGTTTTACG GTTTGTCATAGTCAGGCCTGGGATTCCAAGATTGTCACTAGTGCATGGTGGGTTTATCCTCATCAGGTCAGTAAAACAGCTCCTACTGGGGAATACCTCACAGTTGGAAGTTTCATGATACGAGGTAAGAAAAACTTCCTTCCCCCACACCCACTTATAATGGGTTTTGGACTGTTGTTTCGATTGGACGAGAGTTCCTTGGGAGCTCATTTGAATGAAAGAAGGGTAAGAGGTGAAGAGGAAGGAATGAATGATGTTGGCATGGAAACGCATGCTCCTGATGAGCATTCAGATGCTGAGTCAGAGAACGAAGCAGAGAATGAAGAGGTTTCTGCAGCAGGAGAAAAGAATTTACTGGAATCAAATTCAGCATTGAGCCAAGATACTTCTTCTTTGGACATGAATTCATCTGGAATTGATGGAGAAAACGTTGCAGCAGCTACGTCACAGCTTGAAGATCTTCTTGATAGAACCCTTGGTCTTGGTACTGCAACGGTGGCAGGCAAGAACCCTACAATAGAGACATCAAAGGATGAGTCGGAAGAGCAGGAGAAGAAATCAGTTGTGAGAGATAAGCCTTACATATCAAAAGCTCAAAGAAGAAAGCTTAAGATGGGCGAAAGCGGTAACACAGCCGCTGATGATTACACTGGCCAAGAAAAGCCGGAGCGGAAGGAAAAAAGTGTCTCTAGCGATACTACAGCCGCAGATGGTAACACTGAGAAAGAAAAGCAGCAAAGCAAGGCAAAaaatgcttcttcttcttcttcaaggcAAGCCAACAAGACCATACCTGAGAACAAGCCAGCTGGGGAAAAAGTTAGCCGTGGGCAAAGGGGCAAACTTAAGAAAATGAAGGAGAAATATGCTGATCaagacgaagaagaaagaaaaattcgAATGGCGTTGTTGGCA TCTTCTGGAAAGCCACAGAAGAATGATGTTGAAGCACAGAGTACGAAGCCCGCAGTCACTGAAGAGAAGAAACCTTCAGAAG AGACAGAAGATGCTGTGAAAATATGTTATAGGTGTAAGAAGGTTGGACATCTTGCTAGGGACTGCCATGGGAAAGAAATGGACAAAGTGGTAATGGAAGAAGATGATATTCATGAGCTTGGggaggaagagaaagaaaaattgatTGATGTCGATTACCTAACTGGTAACCCTTTACCAACTGACGTTATCTTATATGCCGTCCCTGTGTGCGGCCCCTACAACGCTCTCCAGTCATATAAATACAGAGTCAAAGCGATCCCAGGGAGCATGAAGAAAGGAAAGG CTGCAAAAACCGCAATGAATCTGTTCACACATATGTCGGAAGCGAGTGTCAGGGAGAAAGAGCTGATGAAGGCTTGTACGGATCCGGAGTTGATGGCTGCTCTTGTAGGGAATGTGAAGATCACAGCAGCGGGGTTGACGCAATTGAAGCAGAAACAGAAGAAGGGCAAGAAAAGCGGGAAACACCATGGCTAG